The following nucleotide sequence is from bacterium BMS3Abin11.
TCCATCGGGTTGCGGCAAAACTACAGTATTGAGGATTATCGCCGGTCTGGAAAAGTGTCACAATGGCTTCCTGAAGGTAGGCGATGACGTCTGGCAGGACAGGGATCAGTTTGTACCTCCACACCAGCGCTCGCTGGGCTATGTATTCCAGGAGTCCAGTTTGTTTGAACACCTGAATGTGCATGATAACGTCGCCTATGGTGTAAAACGAGTGCCCGGAAAAAAGCGGAAATTTTCGCTGGATAAGACCATCGAATTGACAGGTATAGGGCATTTACTGGAGCGCAAACCAACGACTTTATCGGGTGGTGAACGACAGCGAGTAGCCATTGCCAGGGCGTTGGCTGTAAGCCCGGGTATACTCTTAATGGATGAACCACTGGCAGCACTGGATCCGGCCGGCAGACAGGAAATTCTGCCCTACCTCGAGACATTGCATGATGAACTGGATATCCCTGTGATCTATGTCAGTCATTCACCTGATGAAGTTGCACGGCTGGCAGAGCATCTGGTGTTGCTTGAAGCAGGCAGGGTAAAAGCGACAGGACCTATAGCAGAAATGTTGACCCGATTTGATCTTCCGCTTGCCCATAATGATGATGCTGAAGCACTCATAGAAGCGGTTGTGGCGGCCCATGATGATGAATATGAATTGACCTACCTGGATTTTGCCGGTGGTCGCTTTACAGTAGCGCGTAAAGCATTAGCTGTCGGTCGTTCTGTCAGATTACGGATTTTTGCGCGTGATGTTAGCCTTACCCTGGAACACCAGTCCGATACCAGCATTCTGAATATTTTCCCGTCAGTTATTGATGAAATCACGCCGTTGGGGAAGTCTCAGCTTACTGTCCGATTGATGGCGGCAGGTGTGCCGCTGTTGTCCCGCATTACGCGTAAATCAGCCGCCTTGCTTGATTTGAAACCAGGGAAGTCAATCTATGCGCAGGCAAAGAGTGTCGCTTTGTTATCATGAACCAGTGTCTTGCAGAGATGCAGGGAAACCAGAAAACTGGATTAGCAGGTGGGGAGTCGGGAGTCAGCAGGTCGGCTTAACGAAGCGTAAGCCAACAAAGTACTCATTCCCGACATTCTTTGAAAATCTGTGCGTTACAAGTTGCGCAAATATCTCTATCCAGTCGTTCATAGATCGATTTGATGGCAGAGGTCTTGCTATCAAAAAAATGGTCATTTCCTATAGCCTTGACAAAACAGGTTCTGGCAACAAATTCATAGACTCTTGATTTCAGTCCGACAAAATATAAGCCACCGCCAAGGCCCTCCAGGCGATTGTTCTCATTCACAAACATTTCTGCACCACTCAAATCGATCAAATTGATGCCGCTAGCAAC
It contains:
- the cysA gene encoding sulfate/thiosulfate import ATP-binding protein CysA, with product MGLTADSGQCKREFFSDMTIEARFQLDKGSFSLDIDLSLPAEGVTSLLGPSGCGKTTVLRIIAGLEKCHNGFLKVGDDVWQDRDQFVPPHQRSLGYVFQESSLFEHLNVHDNVAYGVKRVPGKKRKFSLDKTIELTGIGHLLERKPTTLSGGERQRVAIARALAVSPGILLMDEPLAALDPAGRQEILPYLETLHDELDIPVIYVSHSPDEVARLAEHLVLLEAGRVKATGPIAEMLTRFDLPLAHNDDAEALIEAVVAAHDDEYELTYLDFAGGRFTVARKALAVGRSVRLRIFARDVSLTLEHQSDTSILNIFPSVIDEITPLGKSQLTVRLMAAGVPLLSRITRKSAALLDLKPGKSIYAQAKSVALLS